From Pseudoalteromonas viridis, the proteins below share one genomic window:
- a CDS encoding murein hydrolase activator EnvC family protein, whose protein sequence is MRRTLAVLSVCLLLPFTGQTNETRTKADLAAVQAELKKSQAAYQQQQASFSALQNTLQSFELEIAKSAKALALTAQGISENKQQQYTLQREAKQLEQQKKRLQRLLAAQLKSAYVTGSHDYSKMLLNQQHAAALERTISYYDYFNQARINQLEALKTIFAKLAQNSAQLERKKKQLQALQGQQKARQDELLLAQNARKTHLAKLNDKLSQAKAAIAYLEENEQTLISTLESLAAEQAASPEQYVAQLQGLQRLKGKLAWPLDGRLKHKFGQRKHVGMNWKGVVIRGSNGAPVNSVAPGQVVYADWLNGFGWVIVLDHGEGFMSLYGHAQTLLKDVGDQVMPGEPIALVGQSGGQTDPGLYFEIRHKGSAVDPVKWCRSS, encoded by the coding sequence ATGCGCCGTACGCTTGCTGTACTCTCGGTCTGTTTGCTGCTGCCCTTTACCGGGCAGACAAATGAAACCCGCACCAAAGCCGATCTGGCGGCGGTGCAGGCCGAGCTTAAAAAGAGTCAGGCCGCTTATCAGCAACAACAGGCCAGCTTTAGCGCTCTGCAAAACACCCTGCAATCTTTTGAGCTGGAAATTGCCAAAAGTGCCAAAGCACTGGCGCTGACTGCACAGGGGATCAGCGAAAATAAACAGCAGCAATACACGCTACAACGTGAAGCCAAGCAGCTCGAGCAGCAAAAAAAGCGCCTCCAGCGCCTGCTCGCTGCGCAACTCAAAAGTGCCTATGTCACGGGCAGTCACGATTATTCCAAGATGCTCCTAAACCAACAGCATGCTGCGGCGCTGGAACGCACCATCAGCTACTATGATTACTTTAATCAGGCCCGCATCAATCAGCTTGAAGCGCTTAAGACTATATTTGCCAAACTTGCTCAAAACAGTGCACAGCTGGAGCGTAAGAAGAAGCAACTGCAAGCTTTACAAGGTCAGCAAAAAGCCCGTCAGGACGAATTATTGCTGGCACAAAACGCGCGCAAGACCCACCTGGCAAAGCTCAACGATAAACTCAGTCAGGCCAAAGCTGCGATTGCCTATCTGGAAGAAAACGAACAGACCTTAATTTCGACCCTGGAGTCCTTAGCCGCCGAGCAGGCCGCCAGCCCCGAGCAATATGTGGCACAGCTGCAAGGGTTGCAAAGGTTAAAAGGCAAACTCGCCTGGCCGCTGGATGGCCGCCTGAAGCACAAATTTGGTCAGCGTAAGCACGTTGGCATGAACTGGAAAGGCGTGGTGATCCGAGGTAGCAATGGCGCACCGGTCAACAGTGTGGCGCCGGGTCAGGTGGTCTATGCCGACTGGTTGAACGGTTTTGGCTGGGTCATCGTATTAGATCACGGGGAGGGCTTTATGAGCCTTTATGGCCATGCCCAGACCCTGCTTAAAGACGTAGGGGATCAAGTGATGCCGGGCGAACCCATTGCCCTGGTAGGACAAAGCGGCGGACAAACCGATCCTGGTCTATACTTCGAAATACGGCATAAGGGAAGCGCTGTTGATCCAGTAAAATGGTGCAGATCCAGTTAA
- a CDS encoding S41 family peptidase: MMTPCVQPSKDRLWHWLFLFGLMLSFVCLPLSARQLSSEQIDEILYHIHTYYVEDLPLSHVRKDNFGELLTQLDDYSKYLNEHELEALFSAANGRYTGLGIEVEEVEDGVVIVDTLPGSPAEAAGIEGGDKLIAINTHDVKRKTIAEVSKLLREAQFSTIQLTVERANAEVTLALRRQQITLRSVSSQLLPGGIGYVLLSSFNNHSYHDIARHISMLNSHLGEPLKGLIIDLRDNPGGTLNSAVAISDLFLQGGTIVSTRGRFYDANQRFFAAQGDILNGAPMLVLINEQSASAAEILAGALQDNSRALILGNRSYGKGSVQSLIPIGNGTTALKLTTARYFTPSGQSIEGTGIQPDVVFSKQVLLELDKDAIMAGEKKVRQTFIANLDKHWQKAEKLLQNHNLQQ, translated from the coding sequence ATGATGACTCCATGTGTTCAACCTAGTAAAGACCGCCTGTGGCACTGGCTATTTTTATTTGGCCTGATGCTCAGTTTCGTGTGTCTGCCGCTCAGTGCCAGACAGCTTTCCAGCGAGCAAATTGATGAGATCCTCTATCATATTCACACCTATTATGTGGAAGATCTGCCACTGAGCCATGTCAGGAAAGACAACTTTGGCGAGCTACTCACCCAGCTTGATGACTACTCAAAATACCTGAACGAGCATGAGCTCGAAGCCCTGTTCAGTGCCGCCAATGGCCGCTACACCGGGTTAGGTATTGAAGTCGAAGAAGTCGAGGATGGCGTGGTCATTGTCGATACTTTGCCGGGCTCCCCTGCGGAAGCAGCCGGTATTGAAGGCGGTGATAAACTCATCGCCATCAATACCCATGATGTAAAAAGAAAGACCATTGCAGAAGTCTCTAAACTACTTCGTGAAGCCCAGTTCTCGACCATTCAGCTGACCGTCGAGCGCGCCAATGCGGAAGTAACCCTCGCCCTCAGACGGCAGCAAATCACGCTGCGCAGTGTCTCCAGTCAGCTCTTGCCCGGCGGGATCGGTTACGTGCTGCTGAGTAGCTTCAACAACCACAGTTATCACGACATTGCCCGCCATATCAGCATGCTCAATAGCCATTTGGGTGAACCACTCAAGGGGCTGATCATTGATTTAAGAGACAACCCGGGCGGCACACTCAACAGTGCAGTGGCAATCTCAGATCTGTTTCTTCAGGGCGGCACCATAGTATCCACCCGCGGCCGCTTTTATGACGCAAACCAACGTTTCTTTGCCGCACAGGGCGACATACTCAACGGCGCGCCCATGCTGGTACTGATCAATGAACAGTCCGCATCAGCAGCCGAGATCCTGGCAGGCGCACTGCAAGATAATAGTCGCGCGTTGATCCTGGGCAATCGCTCCTATGGCAAGGGCTCTGTGCAATCACTCATCCCCATCGGCAACGGCACCACGGCACTTAAACTGACCACCGCTCGCTACTTTACCCCCTCGGGGCAGTCCATTGAAGGAACCGGGATCCAGCCCGATGTGGTTTTTAGTAAACAAGTGCTTTTAGAACTGGATAAAGACGCTATAATGGCTGGTGAAAAAAAGGTCAGACAAACCTTTATTGCCAACCTAGATAAACATTGGCAAAAAGCGGAAAAGCTATTACAAAATCATAATTTACAACAATAA